A stretch of the Vitis riparia cultivar Riparia Gloire de Montpellier isolate 1030 chromosome 13, EGFV_Vit.rip_1.0, whole genome shotgun sequence genome encodes the following:
- the LOC117927622 gene encoding uncharacterized protein LOC117927622 isoform X1: MKFEDFLMQPRDDQQRRQELEEEVVKLQGELDEQQRLNRVLQCALHGPVVCRSCLCSLLPVEVQVLLAELAMVEEEIVWLEGKVQELKLCLYQEKEQNREREAQQQQWRRSQQKQLMCKPEYGSELRSLRQLHGSNSEEFRKYKLIRERKASLGRASETQSMSSTRSNEETPDKWRHTGRSRDWSQTDKESVPESPNEISEELVKCLTSMFLKMNQASLDTEGSATVPRLTLPCMTSKAFISKASFNSKVPTFSYEVTASNLDPYGILQDLDGSLREVGPYKNFVQITRSSLDTSRISECFQEIGKLRVLMHELCTLDLTFLTYKQKLAFWINIYNASIMHAFLQHGLPSTQEKLLGLLNKAVLNVGGIVLNALAIEHFILRHPCESKHGPMDEKEILLRHAYGLGYPEPNVTFALCRGSWSSPALRIYTPDDVVNELGRAKLEYLEASVGFTNKKKVMVPKLLQWHMRDFADDMESLLEWIYSQLPCSGSLKRLMMECLNGETKSPTTKMVEIQPYEPEFRYLLPL, encoded by the exons ATGAAATTCGAAGACTTTCTGATGCAGCCCAGGGATGATCAGCAGAGAAGACAggagctggaggaggag GTTGTGAAACTGCAAGGTGAATTGGATGAGCAGCAAAGGCTCAACAGGGTTTTGCAGTGTGCGCTGCACGGCCCTGTTGTGTGTCGTTCGTGCCTTTGCTCGTTGCTTCCTGTTGAG GTTCAGGTGCTGCTTGCAGAACTGGCAATGGTGGAGGAAGAGATCGTTTGGCTAGAGGGAAAAGTACAGGAGCTGAAACTGTGCCTGTACCAAGAGAAGGAACAGAACAGAGAAAGGGAAGCACAGCAGCAGCAATGGAGGAGGTCGCAACAGAAGCAGTTGATGTGCAAACCTGAGTATGGATCCGAGCTCAGAAGTTTAAGACAGCTTCACGGGTCAAACAGTGAAGAATTCAGAAAATACAAATtgataagagaaagaaaagcgTCTCTTGGTCGTGCCTCAGAAACTCAAAGCATGTCTTCCACAAGATCCAATG AAGAAACACCTGACAAATGGAGACACACAGGAAGAAGCCGAGACTGGAGCCAGACAGACAAAGAAAGTGTCCCTGAGAGCCCAAATGAAATCTCAGAAGAACTGGTCAAGTGCTTAACAAGCATGTTTCTCAAAATGAACCAGGCATCACTAGACACAGAGGGATCAGCCACTGTTCCAAGGCTTACTCTCCCCTGCATGACCTCCAAAGCTTTTATCTCAAAAGCATCATTCAACAGCAAAGTACCAACATTTTCCTATGAGGTCACGGCGTCAAATCTTGACCCTTATGGCATACTGCAGGATTTAGATGGCAGTCTCAGGGAAGTTGGTCCCTACAAGAACTTCGTCCAGATCACAAGAAGCTCATTAGACACTAGTCGAATCTCTGAATGTTTTCAAGAAATCGGAAAATTGAG GGTGTTGATGCATGAACTTTGTACTTTGGACTTAACTTTCTTGACCTACAAACAGAAGCTAGCATTCTGGATCAACATTTACAATGCCAGCATAATGCAT GCGTTTCTACAACATGGGTTGCCTTCCACGCAGGAGAAGTTGCTGGGATTATTAAACAAG GCTGTGCTGAATGTGGGTGGCATTGTACTGAATGCTCTGGCTATAGAGCATTTTATTCTCCGGCACCCATGTGAATCAAAACAT GGGCCTATGGATGAGAAAGAAATACTACTACGGCATGCCTATGGTCTGGGATATCCAGAACCTAATGTAACATTTGCTCTATGCCGAGGCAGTTGGTCTTCACCAGCA TTAAGGATCTATACTCCAGATGATGTTGTGAATGAGTTGGGGAGAGCAAAGTTGGAGTATCTGGAAGCATCAGTGGGATTTACAAACAAGAAAAAGGTTATGGTGCCCAAGCTTCTGCAGTGGCACATGAGAGATTTTGCAGATGACATGGAGTCTTTACTAGAATGGATTTATAGCCAATTGCCATGTTCAGGGTCACTGAAAAGATTGATGATGGAGTGCCTGAATGGAGAAACAAAATCGCCTACAACAAAAATGGTAGAAATTCAGCCTTATGAACCTGAGTTCCGATACTTGCTGCCCTTGTAA
- the LOC117927622 gene encoding uncharacterized protein LOC117927622 isoform X2, whose product MKFEDFLMQPRDDQQRRQELEEEVVKLQGELDEQQRLNRVLQCALHGPVVCRSCLCSLLPVEVLLAELAMVEEEIVWLEGKVQELKLCLYQEKEQNREREAQQQQWRRSQQKQLMCKPEYGSELRSLRQLHGSNSEEFRKYKLIRERKASLGRASETQSMSSTRSNEETPDKWRHTGRSRDWSQTDKESVPESPNEISEELVKCLTSMFLKMNQASLDTEGSATVPRLTLPCMTSKAFISKASFNSKVPTFSYEVTASNLDPYGILQDLDGSLREVGPYKNFVQITRSSLDTSRISECFQEIGKLRVLMHELCTLDLTFLTYKQKLAFWINIYNASIMHAFLQHGLPSTQEKLLGLLNKAVLNVGGIVLNALAIEHFILRHPCESKHGPMDEKEILLRHAYGLGYPEPNVTFALCRGSWSSPALRIYTPDDVVNELGRAKLEYLEASVGFTNKKKVMVPKLLQWHMRDFADDMESLLEWIYSQLPCSGSLKRLMMECLNGETKSPTTKMVEIQPYEPEFRYLLPL is encoded by the exons ATGAAATTCGAAGACTTTCTGATGCAGCCCAGGGATGATCAGCAGAGAAGACAggagctggaggaggag GTTGTGAAACTGCAAGGTGAATTGGATGAGCAGCAAAGGCTCAACAGGGTTTTGCAGTGTGCGCTGCACGGCCCTGTTGTGTGTCGTTCGTGCCTTTGCTCGTTGCTTCCTGTTGAG GTGCTGCTTGCAGAACTGGCAATGGTGGAGGAAGAGATCGTTTGGCTAGAGGGAAAAGTACAGGAGCTGAAACTGTGCCTGTACCAAGAGAAGGAACAGAACAGAGAAAGGGAAGCACAGCAGCAGCAATGGAGGAGGTCGCAACAGAAGCAGTTGATGTGCAAACCTGAGTATGGATCCGAGCTCAGAAGTTTAAGACAGCTTCACGGGTCAAACAGTGAAGAATTCAGAAAATACAAATtgataagagaaagaaaagcgTCTCTTGGTCGTGCCTCAGAAACTCAAAGCATGTCTTCCACAAGATCCAATG AAGAAACACCTGACAAATGGAGACACACAGGAAGAAGCCGAGACTGGAGCCAGACAGACAAAGAAAGTGTCCCTGAGAGCCCAAATGAAATCTCAGAAGAACTGGTCAAGTGCTTAACAAGCATGTTTCTCAAAATGAACCAGGCATCACTAGACACAGAGGGATCAGCCACTGTTCCAAGGCTTACTCTCCCCTGCATGACCTCCAAAGCTTTTATCTCAAAAGCATCATTCAACAGCAAAGTACCAACATTTTCCTATGAGGTCACGGCGTCAAATCTTGACCCTTATGGCATACTGCAGGATTTAGATGGCAGTCTCAGGGAAGTTGGTCCCTACAAGAACTTCGTCCAGATCACAAGAAGCTCATTAGACACTAGTCGAATCTCTGAATGTTTTCAAGAAATCGGAAAATTGAG GGTGTTGATGCATGAACTTTGTACTTTGGACTTAACTTTCTTGACCTACAAACAGAAGCTAGCATTCTGGATCAACATTTACAATGCCAGCATAATGCAT GCGTTTCTACAACATGGGTTGCCTTCCACGCAGGAGAAGTTGCTGGGATTATTAAACAAG GCTGTGCTGAATGTGGGTGGCATTGTACTGAATGCTCTGGCTATAGAGCATTTTATTCTCCGGCACCCATGTGAATCAAAACAT GGGCCTATGGATGAGAAAGAAATACTACTACGGCATGCCTATGGTCTGGGATATCCAGAACCTAATGTAACATTTGCTCTATGCCGAGGCAGTTGGTCTTCACCAGCA TTAAGGATCTATACTCCAGATGATGTTGTGAATGAGTTGGGGAGAGCAAAGTTGGAGTATCTGGAAGCATCAGTGGGATTTACAAACAAGAAAAAGGTTATGGTGCCCAAGCTTCTGCAGTGGCACATGAGAGATTTTGCAGATGACATGGAGTCTTTACTAGAATGGATTTATAGCCAATTGCCATGTTCAGGGTCACTGAAAAGATTGATGATGGAGTGCCTGAATGGAGAAACAAAATCGCCTACAACAAAAATGGTAGAAATTCAGCCTTATGAACCTGAGTTCCGATACTTGCTGCCCTTGTAA
- the LOC117927623 gene encoding 16 kDa phloem protein 1 — translation MTIGMLEVLLLDARGLQDTDFLGGMDPYVLIQYKNQERKSSVARGEGGSPVWNEKFTFRVEYPGGEGQYKLVLKIMDKDTFSADDFLGQASIYLEDLLALGVENGKAELHPCKYRVVRTDQTYCGEIRVGINFTPKVKEEKDEIEVGGWKESDY, via the exons ATGACGATCGGCATGCTGGAGGTTTTGCTCTTGGATGCCCGAGGCCTTCAGGATACCGATTTCCTCG GTGGAATGGACCCCTACGTTCTGATTCAATACAAAAATCAAGAGCGCAAGAGCAGCGTCGCCCGAG GCGAAGGCGGGAGTCCAGTGTGGAACGAGAAGTTCACATTCAGAGTGGAATATCCAGGGGGGGAAGGCCAGTACAAACTAGTTCTGAAAATCATGGACAAGGACACCTTCTCTGCTGATGACTTCCTTGGCCAAGCCTC GATCTACTTGGAGGATCTGTTGGCCTTGGGAGTGGAAAATGGAAAAGCTGAGCTACATCCTTGCAAGTACAGAGTTGTTCGGACTGATCAGACTTACTGTGGAGAGATTCGAGTTGGCATCAATTTCACTCCAAAG gtaaaagaggaaaaagatgaaATAGAGGTCGGAGGATGGAAGGAAAGTGATTACTAG
- the LOC117928076 gene encoding geranylgeranyl transferase type-1 subunit beta: MDSRRSSSSFFDREKHVVFLQMMNQLLPSDYQGQEINRLTLAYFAISGLHILGALDEVDKEEVSSWVLSLQAHPRNEAELNNGQFFGFHGSRSSQFPRDDNGVLIHNGSHLASTYCALAILKIVGYNFSCINSKSILTSMRNLQQPDGSFMPTHVGAETDLRFVFCAAAICSMLENWSGMDKEKAKEYILNCQSYDGGFGLIPGSESHGGATYCAVASLQLMGFIENDILSKSSSSSIINVPLLLDWSLQRQAADGGFQGRANKASDTCYAFWVGGVLRILGGYKFIDKKALHRFLLTCQSQYGGFSKFPGQLPDLYHSYYGFSAFSMLEEPGLIPICVELGIADIAAIGH; this comes from the exons ATGGACTCTCGGCGGAGCTCTTCCTCCTTCTTCGACAGAGAGAAACACGTCGTTTTCTTGCAGATGATGAATCAGCTCTTGCCTTCAGATTACCAGGGCCAAGAGATCAATCGCCTCACTCTCGCCTACTTCGCCATCTCTGGCCTTCACATCTTAGGTGCGCTAGATGAG GTTGACAAGGAGGAAGTTTCCAGTTGGGTTTTGTCCCTGCAAGCTCATCCAAGAAATGAAGCTGAACTGAACAATG GACAATTCTTTGGGTTCCACGGTTCCAGATCTTCTCAATTTCCTCGGGATGATAATGGG GTATTGATTCACAATGGCAGTCACTTGGCAAGCACATACTGTGCCCTAGCCATACTAAAGATTGTTGGCTACAACTTCTCATGTATTAACTCTAAATCAATATTGACATCAATGAGAAACCTTCAACAGCCTGATGGGAG TTTTATGCCCACCCATGTTGGCGCAGAGACAGATCTCAGATTTGTATTTTGTGCtg CTGCCATATGTTCTATGCTGGAGAACTGGAGTGGCATGGACAAGGAGAAAGCAAAGGAATATATATTGAATTGCCAG TCATATGATGGTGGCTTTGGGTTGATTCCTGGTTCAGAATCCCACG GTGGTGCAACTTACTGTGCTGTTGCATCTCTCCAACTGATGGGAttcattgaaaatgatattttgtctAAAAGCTCATCATCTTCCATAATAAACGTGCCACTGTTGCTAGATTGGAGCTTGCAG AGGCAAGCAGCTGATGGTGGATTTCAAGGAAGAGCCAACAAGGCCAGTGACACATGTTATGCATTTTG GGTTGGAGGGGTCCTAAGAATCTTAGGGGGCTACAAATTCATTGACAAGAAAGCTTTGCATAGATTTCTGCTGACTTGTCAGTCACAG TATGGTGGTTTCAGTAAATTCCCAGGACAACTGCCAGATCTTTACCATTCCTACTACGGATTTTCTGCATTTAGCATGTTGGAAGAACCTGGCCTGATCCCAATCTGTGTTGAACTGGGAATAGCAGATATCGCGGCCATTGGACACTGA